TCCAGGATACTCAGCATCAGCATCCCAGACACAGCCTTCACCGTCACCACCGTCATGGAgcctggagaaggagaggagaggagagtgaagaggagaggagaggagaggagaggagaggagagagaagaggagaggagagagaagaggagagagaagaggagaggagagagaagaggagaggagagtgaagaggagaggagaggagaggagaggagaggagaggagaggagaggagaggagaggagaagagtcagCATCAGCATCTCAGACACTGTCTTCACCATCACTACGGTAATGGAGCCTGAAGAGGTAAAAAAATACTATCGTCTCTCAGAAAGTCACCCAAATAGAAATTACGCTTGTCAAACAATATCatgagaaggaaaggaaagggcagaagggaaggagatggagaggagagcagagcagagcagaggtaatgggaagagaggacaggagaagaaaggaaaaaagagggcagagtggaggagaggagaggagtggagaggaggggagacgaaaTTAGACAAGACGAGACCAGACAATAGTGCAGGAGAAGATACGATAGTGCAGGAGACGATACgagagtgcaggagaggagaggagaagggagatgagaggagaagggagatgagaggagaagggagaggagaggagaggagaggagaggagaggaggggagaggagaggagaggagaggagaggagaggagaggaggggagaggagaagggagaggagaggagacaggacaaCAGGAAAGGATAACAGAGTTGAGGAAGAGGGttggtgagagaagagagagatggtatGAGGAGTCATGACAATAcagaagagggcaggagagagtaaGAAAAGAGACAATCgcagagaggaagagcagagcaTATCGGcagaaaagagaaatgaaaagaatTCTCAGGAATGAAGGATAAatgagatatggagagagggggatgacaaACATCAACACAATAGAAATAACaactcaaaaaagaaaaaacagccaTGTCCTGTAAGTGAATCATCTCAATTGAGTTTGTCATCCACCTACACTTTGTCAAATTTAGCAAATCATCAATTTGCTCTCAGTCCAGCTGTCCATTCAGCGTCTCTGTGCTGGGAACAAACAAACCCCTATTGTACTCTGAGTTTAGACAAGAAATGGCTTCCCTGACAGCTTCATTGTGTTGTAATGACTAAATAATATATCGTTTCTTGTGATTAACAACTAAGAATGTAGAAAAAGGTATAACTGGCCAGTGACATTGAAGGTCACAGGTTTTAAAAACACATAACAgcaaatgaagaagaaaaagagcgaaatgcattgttttcatgcactattttttttttaaatcatacagTAGACAAGAGATAGAGACATAACGTGAttcaagattaggtgcgggaatgagCACAGGCATAATTCTCTGTTGGCCTGAACGCGCCTATAGAGATATGATGTCTATTGCACAATGCCTTCAGACCTATGACTGAGGATAAGAGAGTGCATGGCATTAAAGGGAACTATCAAGAGGAGAGTATCATGATACCTACAGTACTGACTGCTTGCGTGCCAATGATGGCGATCGTGAGAGTGTGTTTACTGTAGAGGAAATTACACCACCTCACTCACACAGGAGTgcctagaagtgtgtgtgtgtgtgtgtgtgtgtgtgtgtgtgtgtgtgtgtgtgtgtgtgtgtgtgtgtgtgtgtgtgtgtgtgtgtgtgtgtgtctatttagaGGAAGCTCCACTCACTCACCCAGCatgttttatgtttgtgtgtacagtagcagccgcgtacgtgggtgcgtgcatgcgtgtgcctgcgtgcgtgcgaagAGGAAACGGCAGTCTGTCCACTCACCCAGCAGTGCCACCAGCATGAGAATAATGATGAGGTAATTGGTATTGCGCTGGTTGTAGAAGTAGAGCAGCAGACAAAAGGTGATGATCTCTAGAagctaggagagagagacagagagagagagagagagagagagagagagagagagagagagagagagagagagagagagagagagagagagagggagagggagaggcagagagagagacatacagacagagagacagacacagataaacaatTAATATTAGATAGATAATAACACAGTTAACACTGTTAAACTTTTCCTAAAAGAACGTAGTAAATCAGTTGGTAAATATTTCAGCATGACCATGACAAATTTTTGATATAATTCACTAATGAATGCCAACATATCGGTTTCGTTAGAGAGCGGAATGAATTGCAGTGTCACACAGACGACagagaataaataaacaaaacaataattttgaaaTAAAAATAGGAAAGTGCAACCCGCGCAAATAAAAGATTATCCccacactgtaaccaatactctgtaatatctgtataagtggctttggataaagcgtcagctaagtgtaatgtaatgtgtagtcaacagggctctaaattaacaccagccaactgaccaaatgctggtgaaatttcagtttggcgggtagaaaagaccaacttactggccactttgacccattagtgagtgcgtgtttgggtacattacatctactagccattttggctggtggtgaaaaaagttaagttAGGCCCCTGATAGTCAATACTGTACCAGGTAGAGGAGGAAGGGCCAGCCAATCAGGTGCTTGATGATGTTCTCTGCGTTGAGCTTCTCGTGGGAGTTGGGCCCGAATGTCACAAAGAGGTAGGTACCCGCCACCGTCAGCGCACAGCCCAGGAACGACAAGATGTACCGCTCTACACAAAGGACACAGGTAAACATCAGAGAAGGGGCAGGAAACAGAATCACAAATGAAACTCTACTAACACTAGTGTTCCATGGCAAACCGGGCTAAGCCAAACTACAGGAAGTGATCAACATCATAATACATAGCCTGCCAGTGCCATTTCGTTATAAATATGAGGAAACCAGGCTGTTATATTAGCCGATTTATTACcattacctcaaggttaacttaacctttcaaaatgaagtccagttggagtgcttcctggaactacTAGTTTTTAAGATGGTggtctttggtgacaggcttgatTGACTtcaaaaagaggtttaggaataccaaggcactcatcttctttatAATTATAATGCCttcattttgttgggcatagcataaTTAAAAcacttcgacgcgtttcggcatgaagccttcgttaGGAAGTGAGCAGTTTCTTCTCACtgctcacttcctgacgaaggcttcatgccgaaacgcgtgcACAGCAAAGACAGTCATCCTTGAAGTTAATGAAGGCTAAACGCTTTTTCCTGTTGCTTGTTATATGGGTACTCATCATAAGGTGATACATGCAGCAAGTACAGTCTCTGAAACAAAGGAGGAGAAAATGGCACACCAAAGGACAgaggcactcactcactcactcactcactcactcactcactcactcactcactcactcacacacactctcacacacactctcacacacactctcacacacactctcacacacactctcactctctctctctctctctctctctctctctctctcactctctcacacacacacacacacacacacacacacacacacacacacacacacacacacacacacacacacacacacacacacacacacacacacacacacacacacacacacacacacagtaaaacgtCCTGGGAAGTATTTGCATAGCATTAGACCATTATTTCCATAGAGGACAATGGGGGATTAGTTAGTTAGCAGTTAGTGTGTGCTGTACTCAATCTAGTAAAACCATTTTCCATAGAGGACGATTAGCAGGAGTTAGTTAGTTGGTGACTGTGTGATGTAGCAGTTAGTATGATTTAGCTTCAAATAACACAGGAGGAGATAGGTATGGAAAGGAGAAATCCTGCCAGCTGGTTTTAtgaacacttaaaaaaaaaaaaaaaaaacaacaacttcttAACATAGTAGTCCAAACATTTTCATCCCAACAGTTACTGCACAACATTTCAGATAATATTTGATGTAAAAAATTTAAACAAACCACATTTGTCAGTTTCTTGAAAAGGGCTGAACGATATAGACCCTATGATATACGTAGCTgtattgtcctcaaaattgtaatggccaagtcCTAATCTGTTACTTATCAAGACTCTAAGTCatcgcaatgttgttatgatgtagttgagtctttccagcataAACTAAGAGGCAACTTTCTTTTACGTACTGTACTTACTCAGAAACTCCTTTGCTTTCCATTTCTCCCTCAGAAATATGAAGCCCAGGATGGAGCTCGCTGTTCAAAAAAGAAATAGAGCAAGAAAATTAGCTTACCAATTAATAAAAAGTGCATGAGGTACTATCTGACGTGATCAAATTGCACAAATAATAGAGGATTAAGCCAGCAATAAACTAGCTAATAATAACCAGTGAACAATCCATTCCACCAAAAGAGCCAATATTAAGTGCAAATACAACGCCATCATGTACGTCAGTAAAATGTTTTGTACTATGCACACATTGGCTAACCTTAACAACTTCAACCCCTGGGCAAACACTTCCTTGCCAAGAGTATAAGAGTGTAATCCCTATGTTTAGTGTGCTTCATCTGGCATCCTTGTGCTGGGCAGCACTGTGTGAGCACAGGGGTAGTACAAGTCTGCTATCTGGCAAAAGGCCATTCAGCTGGTCTCGTGCGTATTGTAGATAGATAACACAGAACTAAGAATACCGTGTGAAACAAAGAGAGAGCACCATGGAATATTTAAGTCGTCTGTTGACATAATCACGTCAGCATTTCACTTTTAGCGTCTTTCTCCCTTCTTGCATGCCCAACAGCCAGCATACCAGGCAACCTGCACAATATATTATCCAAAGGTCCAGGATGTACTTCCATGCATCAACAGAAGTTCTTGAATGAgataaatggctagtgactccactagccacagtggccaatgATAAAAAAAGTGGACATCAAGCTCTGGTACGTCATGTGTAATGCAATGGTTAAGTAGAGATTTACCAATGACTGAGACGGCGTTGAGGGGTGCTATGAGGGAGATGGGGGCGAAGGCGTACGCTGCAAAGATGGTGCCCTCCCCAAGGAGGGTCAGGACCAGGCCACACCACCACGTCTTGGTCCGGTAGAACGCCCGCGGATCCTTAGTACCAGCCAGGACCACATGGCTGTATTTCTGAAgggatgaataaaaaaaataataataatatcattcTGATGTATCCTAATGTTTACCTTATTATTGTACAGaagtgtagtgaaggggagtggagttgccccgctgggacttgaacccagacatTCTGGGgcaccaaactggggctctgactgctacactcaacctagtgatggtcactccataaCAAGAAGACAATGTAAAAGACAAGTGGGAAGGAAAACTCCCGAGAGCATGGgggcaacaaacaaaaacaatatgaTCGTTTAAAGAATTGTTTATATTATCTCAATGTGATGTATTAATATGGCCTGTCATACAAGTATTGTATTCATTTTACATCTATTCATCTATTTTGTTAGACCTCTAAAACAAGTCAAATATAAATGATGGTAAATAAAACACGTCATAGTATCTCTAATTGAGTTGGGGTTGGAGGGGAGTAATCTATTTAGTGGAAATGCCTGGTTACCCTTCTTATTATGTTATTCTACATCccttaccatgtgttggacaatgctgtcagtgttgcaaccgCACACCACGCCTTTATGTCCTTGTCTACTTTTTGCAACTCTTTTATTGCATCTTATTTTTTCGCTACGTCATCTTTACTTTGTGTTGGACAACGTTGTCAGTGTTGCAAATGTACACTgcaccttaccctgttcttgcttaaatgTTCTCCTTGGAAGTCTCTTTCGTCAAAgccgtctgctaaatgcaatcaatgtaatgtaatgtaatctgtcaCGTACAGATAGACAGGTTGCAACCCAATTGTGTGtcaagtagggctgtaacgatattgtatcaaactgagaaatcatgatacacagagtcatgatactgtttCGCGATATAAGAGGACAGTATCGTAATATGctttttcaaagttttgttacccttcagtgcagaaaacaaccacatgatatgtgatagtgcttccaagtttcaaatcctcctcactattatttttaaacaaTGCTTTGCTACTTACAAGTAGCGACTTGTAACCTGCTTTACCTATGAATTATAAGTTGTAGTCTTTTTTGTGAAAAAAAGATGCATTTAAAAAATCGTgcagtgtatcgaaccgtaggtcaaagatcgtgatacgaaccgaatcgtgagttgagtgtatcgttacagctctagTGTCAAGAGCAACTGCTGTGGAATCCCTGACAGTCTCCCTGACAGTCCAACTCTTTCAGTAGGGTTGGAGAAAAAAgtaagttgaaggtgaagattgtgcacatcccaggaaacggtgcaggacaaaggctgactgtagtttcaaaGTGAGAGATACGCACACTTTTCGTGTCTTCTAAACgttatccagccatgaaataataaaagaaagcatagggtcatttcacgtgaaatcagacactttgggacccgaccgatccggatttcaatcatacttggtgtgcctttttagtagcaaggtagcaccccagaactgcattggtttgaatctgacactaatattaagggagaaacagactaggaaaggttcacattttagggtaggacactatacattcagccttgaatatatcagtcagtgttagtcacaaaaagatgcctgtggtgttatttgaaagctcttttctggctttacatattacacaatcagcttggaatacaacaactctcagaatatgaattatgataaattgaaaaattaaaaattgaatatctaaaaaacctatattttaaaatggccagttccttgtccaaacgtagccggcaatgtcattagcaacacctcaaatgctggtgttcggttctttattcatttcagagagaatttgactcacaaatatggcatcatacagaccacttactaataatatggtaataccatagtagcatcacacgacaaaacaaaaacaaaacaaaaatggtcagtttccatggtcccaggtttcagaaactaaggcagatgtccatttatacacaccaaatgatgatatgttaatgtttgaacattccttctctgtgtacctgtgtcatcttccctttaccgtactttaaagagataatcaatggctacactctcattttgtactctaccagtgcatttgaagcagcagctgtgtcttttgtagataatgtataagtacgtcccgttgcagttacaggttccactaccagaagcgcatcctgatgatccatgacaagtctatctggtctgaagggaaaagtgaaggatggagatggtccatgaggatgcaggaagttcagtttcacctctccagtgctcgacatacatttctcaacacatgctagccaccagttgccatcatatacagctacaacataccctttgatgcttgaaaatgtaacacattcctttactgagctcactctttcaactctgccttctctgaatgctgaaaatggcctaacttctactgtgtccattgacaatgggcagaagctgtgtagtttttgagtaactggaatagttcttgcagattccaaccttttcaacaggttctcagcttcatgatggtacatctctgttgtggcaaactggcaatgagatgcaccatcatgaagctgagaacctaatgacattgccggctacgtttggacaaggaactggccattttaaaatataggttttttagatattcaatttttaatttttcaatttatcataattcatattctgagagttgttgtattccaagctgattgtgtaatatgtaaagccagaaaagagctttcaaataacaccacaggcatctttttgtgactaacactgactgatatattcaaggctgaatgtatagtgtcctaccctaaaatgtgaacctttcctagtctgtttctcccttaatattagtgtcagattcaaaccaatgcagttctggggtgctaccttgctactaaaaaggcacaccaagtatgattgaaatccggatcggtcgggtcccaaagcgtctgatttcacgtgaaatgaccccataaAGAAtgttaagtgtgcggacctctcactttgaaactTGGAGAAAACGTAAGTCATTCCCCTTAGATAACTTATTTCTGGCTAACGTGTAAGCTGTCTACACGGTGGGAATCAGGTTGACTGAGTGGggaattaacccattgacgcctaagacacctgcaaaaaagggtgctgaatgcctgagccctttttcagaaaagctgccctcagcctataaaaacctaaatatctcagcttctgaagcacatcaaaatatgcacttaagttgcatttaaacgcaaaGACCCtaatctttcattagaatgtgttcattcatctcaaacaaacagagattttcaatgaagttgtctcaaatgcCATGAGCCtaaatgttgtgtaatgcagctcAAGGAGCCagagccaatgttgcgcaacgcaacatcaggcatcaatgggttaaggataACACATCTACCAACAACAGTATTGAACACaagaggtgttttttttcttcaatatgGAATCTTTCACAATTTCTATCTTTTTGCCatgtttggccaatcaggggacccttggcaggtggggccccctaggctgcagctatatctagcatGTGTGATAATCCAGCCCTGGAGGCCAGATTTGTAAACCAGTTGTTCTTTATGAAGCCATCTTCAGATTGTCCCATACGCTATGCAAATGTGACAAGTCCCTTGCTGGTGCCCGCCTTGTTGTGAGTGACAGACAGGGCATCTCTTTAGTGAcagccttgcacgggtgaggcatacatgcaattttgttgtgtgcagtgaacacttgtgtgctgttgagtgctgtgtcacaatgacaatgggagttggagtttcccaggtgggttgcTGTCTTTTACTTACCTGGATGCtgactgcaatgctgacaagtaaGTTGCCAAATATTGCCAGCAGTGTCCCAATTAGGTTTTCCTGTTGAGCAAAACAAGCACGGTCATTGACTTTTACATGTCAGGCCTATCAtttcactcactgacacacaatcACTATGATTTAAAGGTAATTTAAAAATGCCACATGCAAAGAGGACATGGTCTCGAAGCTGTCAAGGAGCTGTACTGATTTACCAGCAGTTTATGAAGCCACAGGGTATACATTCTCACCAGACCTATGTCCAGGAAGTAGCCAGTGATACACAATGTAGCCTATACAACAGGATCAATAACTTGTGGCATTTGTCATTAAGTGTTTGGTATGACttaccaaaaaacaaacaaacaaataaatacacaccaAATTAATTTAACTTGTATGGAATTTCACATTTATGAAGTGGCAACCTGTTGTGTATTTACCGTGTAGGACGGAGAACTGTCGTCCGTGTCTGCGAAGCCGCCATCCTTTTCTCTGGCAATGTCCAGCGTTGCCATACTTCTGTACTAGCGAATCAGGCTACTGTCGGAGAGCAGATAAACTCTTTGAAAACCGGCACATTACAAGTCAGGTAGATGAAACGCAAAAATACACACAGCAAAGTAGTTAAATTTCATGACAGCACGTATTCTACGCTGGCTGTCTCTGTGAGCGCCATGTTGGATATCCTGTTTATCCGGTCTGCAGTGCTTCTGCGATGTGACGTTCTGTTTGGGTTGAATTTGGGAGAGGTGCTGCCATCTAGTGGTAGAACTAGTGGATCGATTCCCAGCTCATAGAACTAGAACTAACACGTCTTGTATGGCTATTTCTATGTTCCTAGCTCACTGTACGTCCCTGACCTTGATGTTCACGTCTGACTCCGTTTTATTGAGGCGAATAAAATAAGACTTCTAACCTTGATAGGATAGGCCTAGACCTACTCCATTTCAAACCAAACAAACtagcaaacaaacacataaaatacATAAATATAATTGTAGTAATAATAACCCAATAATAGcctagtagtaataataataatgatgaaaataataatataggcctaatgtaaatcaatgaaataaaaaataacctgTACCAGAAGGATAATTCATTAACCAAAACATGATAACCAAAATAGCCTATGATAACCTTTCCTTTTTCACAAGAAACAATGAGCCAGGATATCAGGAATGTTGTTTGACTGCTGTGTCAGTTTTCCTGCAGTTGCCTGCATCTTTCCCAAACTGCACCTTCtactaataggcctataatatctcCAGGCCTTCCCATGCCATTCCAGGGAATGAATGAGTGACTCTTGCGTCAGTCACATTTGTGCGTAAAATAGCATGCATATTTTAAACGCGACGATACAATGATCAAACGGTTATATGCGTCAGTCTTTCCATATCATAAGAATTCCTTTCTTTGATTATTTTTCAGGGAGTGGCTAAACttttttaaaataggcctatcgtCCAACCATTTCGCAATAGCCTAGGATACTGAACATTAATCACCAGATCATCATACTTTGTTGAAGTGGCACAAACTTGGTTTGGGGACCTCAGcagcattgtaggcctatattttcaacCACTGATCCACAAGGACAACAGCGAATATTATGTAATCTGACAGCTATACGTGACATTCTATTAAACTTCATTAATCACTGGACACGTCGACCTCACCCATGACGTCGCCCTGCCTCAAACGTCATGAGAGATGATCTCCCCAGTTTATTATTGTGCGTGGCGCACGAAAGAGGGCGCCAAGTCCTCGCGTAAGGCGTCCCTCCGCCACAACCACCTGTTGAAAATCGATGAACGACTGCGCGACTGCTATGCATATggaagcctgattatcatgactttcaaatctcctatGTCAGGTAACTCTGTTTTTTATTCCCACTGCGCTTACGGCGGTCTTCCAAATACGACTATTAGTTGGCAAACTTGACCTCCATCATGATAATTGATAAAGAGACTACCTGTCGAGATATTACACTATCATTTTGTTCTCCTGTTCCATGCTGGCTGCATTTATTTTGCGCATGTGGAAGAGCCTGTGGGGAGTCGCCAGGTGCCAACTAAACACACAGCAAACGTTATTACAGGGCAGGGCAGTAGTGGAAATGTACCATAACAAGCCATATCTTTTGCTATAATAATGGTAGCCTATAGATAGTTAGTATTCCAAATTTAAAAATTTCTTTACATCACTTCAGTGCTCTGCTGAAGATGAATGAATAGGACTAGGAAATTGTATTAAAAGGGCGAAGCCATTAGCAAGAACATGGCCATTGCTGCGTCGACGGCTCTATAGGCGAAAATATATGACATTTAATGACATTTCATAGTGAATGTCACACACTGCATGactttagatctctctctctctctctctctctctctctctctctctctctctctcgcacacacacacacacacacacacacacacacacacacacacacacacacacacacacacacacacacagctcagaaaTCAGCCAATAGGTTTTCCCTAGCACTGGCCCGAAGCCACCTGTAGCCTCTTATTCTGATATGGCCAATGCTGAGCTGACGTCAATATTTCAGCCTCGCTTCAAATGACATTTTAGCCAACTGAGATAGTATTATAACAGGGTGTGCTGTGCTATTAAATGAATCTTGCATGACtcttatcttgctctctctctctctctctctctctctctctctctctctctctctctctctctctctctctctctctctctctcgctctcgcttgtCTGCCATGAATCATTGTGATGACATTGCATTATCTCTCAAGTTTCATCAATCATCAAAAAGTTATGTAGCCCCTGGCAACAGTCTGAACATGTGATCACCtatgttgtagttgttgttggcCATTGAATAGATGGTCTCAAAAACTGTGTCAAAGTCCCTGGCCTTGAACtggtgtaggcctatgaatgctacTGATGAATTAGACTAATGCTATGAGGTCACAGTTCTTTTGCTTTATTTCCAAAGTTGGGCTGAAATCTTTAATACATCTTTAATAAAATCTCTTCAAAACTAAGGAATAACAGGATACTGTTACACCTCACTTGGAAGCGATTTTATTAACATAGTTACACACAACATTGTTACACACaatcagagatgtataaagtagaagtaaaagtatgGATGTAATTACAGAacaagtagtatgatattacagttATAGTTATAGTTGTAATCATGCACTGTCATACTACGAGTGAAGTACTTAAATCCGTAACAGtagtttatttctattttatataTCTCTGAAGACAATATTTCCATTCTTCTCATGCCCAGCCATGCAAATATGGAGCCCCCTTTTGTCAcaattaaagaaagaaaagaaagaaacaattcAAGTGTTCGTCTTTGTGAAAGAAATGTTGACTTGTGACATTTTGCCAGTATTGTATGACACATAATACACCTTGTTCCGTTTCTCTGTGTTCCCCACACTTCaaagccaccaccaccatcgtccTTAAATCCAATCCTCGCATTCCGTCACTCCTTCATGCCACCAAATGTCACTTAGAGCCTGTGGCTGCAGCGGACTCTCCcgcctctctcttacacacacacacacacacacacacacacgcacacgcacacacacacacacacacacacacacacatacacacacacacacacacacacacacacacacacacacacacacacacaaacaatcgcacgtgcacgcatgcacgcaaacacacttacgctaacacacacacagacgcacacgcacacacacacacacacacacacacacacacacacacacacacacacacacacacacacacacacacacacacacacacacacctcctgtcattcacatccatccatccatccttataTTGCCCAGGACATTCTTTCCTCCCTCCTTGCCTTTGAGCACTGTGAGCGGCCTTCATTGCATGACTCCAGGAGCCCGGGGCCCCATGTGCGTGCGTCTGATGGTCCCCCGCTGGAGTCTCAGCAGTCCTGGGGCAAATGATGTCCAGACGGGGCCGTGGAGGGGTCAATATAGTAGCAGAGGTTTGGGGGTAGTCTGGTGGGCCAAACCTGTTGGCCTTCTATTTATCTAAGTTACTCTTAGTTCTTAATCTTAGTTAAGTTATGCATGTCCACCAActggtagacagagagacagacagagttagaaggagacctagagagagacacagagagagacgaaattcacagacagaaagacaaaaaggaggAGACAGCCAGATGCAGGCAGACATAGAGGTAAGgtagagaaaaaacaaaaaactttctCTGGCTGACTGTGTCTGAAAAAAATGCGGCATTTGATGGCAGCTAGTGCATCAAGGATGTGTGCAAGTTGATCTTAAATGCATAAAAGGTATCTTAGAAGCTTCTTTCCGACAGCTTTTGAAAGA
This is a stretch of genomic DNA from Engraulis encrasicolus isolate BLACKSEA-1 chromosome 19, IST_EnEncr_1.0, whole genome shotgun sequence. It encodes these proteins:
- the nipal3 gene encoding NIPA-like protein 3 gives rise to the protein MATLDIAREKDGGFADTDDSSPSYTENLIGTLLAIFGNLLVSIAVSIQKYSHVVLAGTKDPRAFYRTKTWWCGLVLTLLGEGTIFAAYAFAPISLIAPLNAVSVIASSILGFIFLREKWKAKEFLKRYILSFLGCALTVAGTYLFVTFGPNSHEKLNAENIIKHLIGWPFLLYLLLEIITFCLLLYFYNQRNTNYLIIILMLVALLGSMTVVTVKAVSGMLMLSILDSMQLGYPIFYVLLVSMVATVHFQARFLSQASCLYDSSLIACLNYVLSTTFSIVSGAIFYLEFNHEDVLHICMYLLGCAVCCLGVFLITKNRRKAKAFEPYVTMDMVQGVPTIHDKGWPVQPEYNGSFSYGALVNNDSVTPATLPVTQEHVTVVQSNQKVSELKRD